Proteins encoded together in one Mugil cephalus isolate CIBA_MC_2020 chromosome 16, CIBA_Mcephalus_1.1, whole genome shotgun sequence window:
- the LOC125022101 gene encoding somatostatin receptor type 2, translating to MEALILFDTEYNQTYVDDHVYFEDRLDGVGITIAILYLVVCILGLAGNTLVIVAILKLDKMSSSTTVYIFNLALADGLFMVSLPFIASQNFQHQWLFGDVACKAVMVLDGINQFTSVFCLTVMSIDRYMALVLPLRFARWRTPRRAKIISALLWLFSLLTILPMALHFSAERGLCIPDFVSDAWWLGILFYTFVMGFALPFMVMMASYAALLLALRSQRLRASPRNLEGHRLEQQVTKTVVGVVLVFAVCWLPFYAFNFCSLYQDGMALTFARAFEFVVLLSYSWSCANPILYACLSDTFRKHFRTLLCPVAKSTVSMQCNTERYDLTDADMRDVTILV from the coding sequence ATGGAAGCCTTAATCTTATTCGATACAGAGTACAATCAGACCTACGTGGATGACCATGTTTACTTTGAGGACAGGCTCGATGGCGTCGGCATCACCATAGCCATACTCTACCTAGTGGTTTGCATCCTGGGGCTAGCCGGGAACACCCTCGTCATCGTTGCCATTCTGAAATTGGACAAAATGTCATCGTCCACGACGGTGTACATCTTCAACCTGGCCCTGGCGGACGGACTCTTCATGGTCAGCCTCCCCTTCATCGCCAGCCAAAACTTCCAGCACCAGTGGCTGTTCGGCGACGTGGCGTGCAAGGCGGTGATGGTGCTGGACGGCATCAACCAGTTCACCAGCGTCTTCTGCCTGACGGTGATGAGCATCGATCGCTACATGGCGCTGGTCTTGCCGCTCAGGTTCGCCCGCTGGAGGACGCCACGCCGCGCCAAGATCATCTCGGCGCTCCTGTGGCTGTTCTCCCTCCTCACCATACTCCCTATGGCGCTCCACTTCTCAGCCGAAAGGGGCCTATGCATACCGGACTTTGTCTCGGACGCCTGGTGGCTCGGCATCCTCTTCTACACCTTCGTCATGGGCTTCGCCCTGCCGTTCATGGTCATGATGGCCTCGTACGCGGCGCTTCTGCTCGCCCTGCGCTCCCAGAGGCTCCGGGCTTCGCCGCGCAACCTCGAGGGCCACCGGCTGGAGCAGCAGGTCACCAAAACGGTGGTCGGGGTGGTGCTGGTGTTCGCAGTGTGCTGGCTGCCGTTTTACGCCTTCAACTTCTGCTCCCTGTATCAGGATGGAATGGCCTTGACCTTCGCCAGGGCTTTTGAGTTTGTGGTCCTGCTGTCGTACTCGTGGAGCTGTGCCAACCCCATCCTCTACGCCTGCCTCTCCGACACCTTCAGGAAGCACTTCCGCACCCTACTCTGCCCTGTTGCCAAGTCAACTGTCAGCATGCAGTGCAACACCGAACGGTATGACCTAACTGATGCAGACATGCGGGACGTCACCATTTTGGTGTAG